Within Primulina tabacum isolate GXHZ01 chromosome 5, ASM2559414v2, whole genome shotgun sequence, the genomic segment atataaatcaacgTTCGAGCATCTTCAACTCATACTCTATTTTGGAGATCACTATTCATTTGAAGATCAATATGGAAATTCTACCAAATTACTGAAATgcaatcataacaattgcaaaatAGTCATGttgtatttttatgtatttgttttGCTCTATTTTATGGGAAGAGTACAGTACTtcggaatattatattttcaatGGTCAATTTATGTGTTGTTTTTTAAACCATTTTATGTGTGATGTGATAGGAAGGGTTTCGCTTTCTTCTTCTTTAATTTAGTATGTTAACGTTGCGATTTGATTTAATATTGTATATCtcgttttgtttttaaaataaaaatcatctAACATGAGTGTACatatatatacgtatacatgcaatatatatacatacgcAGGAAAACATTTCTTATTCTGATAAAGAAACACTCTCTCCCTCTATCTCAGTGGTAGTCTGTATCATAACACTCCAATCACCATACAACAAAATCTCTCTCTTTTTCTCTCTCCATTTCTCCAAGAAAATTCTCATATATTCTCAAGGAttttgctgttgctgctgctgcaaGACATTCGCTGCTCACATGGCGGACATAAAGAAATATGGGCCGATTAATGGTGGGAATCTGTTCTCCGACTTCAAAATCCACTTTTCAATCTTCAGAACGAAGCGAACCTTTGCGATTGCGTATgggtttgtttttgttttcattGCCTTCACCATTTTTCTTGCCTTCAGCCCTTcttcaaattcttcttctcCATGGTTCACCAACATATATGCCGTAAGTACTAGAGGCGGCGGCGAGGCTAGTTCGAGTTCTCCCACTTCGTTTTCGGTTTTCTCGGATGAGTCGTATAGATCTCGCGTATCTTCAGTTTTCTCTTATTTCTTCACAAACTCGTCGTCTCCCTCGCAATCCCATAATTTTTCGCGTACCGACAGTGCTGGATCTCAAAACTCGTCATCTTTGGCACCGCGTTTGGATAAAGAGACTCCTCTCGCAAAAAACCAGACTCGAAACGAAGTGGAAACTCATAAAGTTGATGACTTGAAGTCTAATAATGCTACGAGTTTGTCTAAGAAGCCTTCTGTCGGTGAGACGGTGCAAAACGATGCAACCCCAACAAAATCAAGTGAAGGGTCTTCAGGTGTCAAGAATCAGACTCAAAATTACCAGTTGAGTGATAAAAATAAAGCCGTGGAGCAAAATCAGACTCGGGGGGAAACGTCTGCAGACAAAGTTGAAGTCTTGAAGGCAAATCAGAGCAGTGCTGCGAACAGAACTGTCATTCAGCCACCGAATTCGTTGAAAAATTCTACTTTGATATCAGGAAAAGGAACCTCAGATAAGGGTTTGATTCAGAATCTCACTTCTTCTTTGATGAAGAAGCCGAACACTAGTGCTAATACTTCAAATGGGAAACAAGGGATGTATGACCTCATAAATTCTCTGATGAATTGTGATCTGTTTGATGGGAATTGGGCAAGAGACGACTCTTACCCGCTGTACAAGCCCGGTTCTTGTTCTCTGATTGATGAGCAATTTAACTGTTTTCTTAACGGTAGACCTGACAATGGCTACCACAAACTTAAGTGGAAGCCAAAAGGTTGCGCTCTTCCAAGGTGTGTGGCAAAATCTAGTCTTCCTTTATTCAAATACTCAGATTCTTGTGATtaatgtgtttatttatttgtcTCCAAGTTAAAAAATTTGGGTCTCTGAAGAATGAATTTTATGGGTAGATCATTCACTGAGAGTGACATTCTAACTGCTACatcagtttgataatttctTGTATTGGTTTGgtttaaatttgttttatttacaTTTCTAGATAATTACCCCATGATAACGCAATCCCGGAACAGTCTACTGTCTCAAAGAAAGTTTGGGTTCTCAGGTTGATGAGTTCAATTTTCTGTTCATGTGGGATTGGATTATGACAGTGAATTATTTGATCTCACACTTTCTTGTAATGTTATAATTGATATACGTTGTTGATCTTTTGAATGTTATTCAGGTTGAACGGCAGCCATATGCTGGAGTTGTTGAGAGGAAAAAGGCTAGTTTTTGTTGGCGATTCCCTCAACAGGAACATGTGGGAATCTCTTATCTGCATCCTCAAGAACTCTGTAAAAGATCAGAAAAAAGTTTATGAAGAATCCGGCCGGCACCATTTTCGGGCAGAAGCTTCTTATGCCTTCATATTTGAAGTAAATCGCTAAACTAGTGTGTATGTGTATGTGTGTCTGTGTGTTTCCTTTCCGTCTTCAAGAGATACGATCTTTATCTTTGTTTTGACAGTTTTCTTACTTTGTGTGATTTTTATAGGACTACAAATGCAGGGTGGAGTTTTTTGTATCTCCTTTCTTGGTTCAAGAGTGGGAAGTCTCGTCTAAAAATGGAACGAAGAAGGAAACACTCAGGCTTGATATGATTGAGAGTTCAGCtgataaatataaaaatgcagACGTAATTGTGTTTAACACTGGACACTGGTGGACTCATGAGAAGACTTCTAGAGggtaaaaaaattaattctgTCTCTGTTCGATGAGTTTATTGTTGCATGACTATCATTACAATGCGCTAAATTATCattcatataaatcaggaaGGACTATTACCAAGAAGGGAGCCATATTTACAGTGATCTAGACGTGAACGAAGCATTTCGAAAGGCTTTAACGACGTGGGGAAGATGGGTGGATGCCAATATCAGTCCCATGAAATCTCTCGTGTTCTTCAGGGGCTATTCAGCATCTCATTTCAGGTAGTAATTTGACCAAAATGCTCACTTGTACGATACGAGTTCAAGCATTACGATAAGATCAAACCGTGGAATAAGAATGCTATTATCTAGTTTCTAGTTATTGATTTCTTCAGTATAGAAGGTTGTACATCCATAGATTCTTCAATGAAGTATTGCATTTTGCTTGTAGTGGTGGGCAATGGAATTCAGGGGGGCAATGCGACCACGAAACCGAGCCAATAAAGAACGAAACGTATCTAACTCCTTATCCGCCGAAGATGACTGTTTTGGAGAAGGTTTTTAAAGGAATGAAGACCCATGTAACATATATGAACGTCACCAGAATGACAGATTATCGGAAGGATGGCCATCCATCAATATACCGGAAACTACATCTCTCGGAAGAAGAGAGGAGATCGCCTTTAAGTTTCCAAGATTGCAGCCATTGGTGCCTCCCCGGGGTGCCGGATGCATGGAACGAGATCCTGTATACAGAGCTTTTAGTTAAATTAAACAAGTTTAAGCAGCAGAAGAAGCAATCATAGGCGAATTATACATGAGATTCTTGGATGGCGTCTCGATGGAAACCGTCGACTCGTGGATCACACAGGCTGGTTATCCCGGTCCTCCCGATCCTCCCGATCACCAGGAAAGGATCAAAGAAGCAGTGAATATTCTACATGAGGGGTGTGCTCTGTTCATTGAAATGAGCTTATTTATAGAAATGTGCATTACAATCCGAGAATATATAAACGAAAAATACAACTCTTGATATGTTTCCATGAGTAAAAAAGAGGAGAGAAATGAAAAATGGCTGGAAGAATtgtaattaataatattatttgtttgtcaaatatatatatatataaataaaaagtaTGTCTTATCTacaattaattaatattgtTGCTTCTCTATCTTCACAAGCACTTTAATTTTGGTAAGAATTTGTACGATACgttctcacgagtcgtattttattatatgtatatcgtatttgagtcatccatgaaaaaatattattttttatactaagagtattattttttattgtaaatatcgaaagggttgatccgtctcacagataaagattcgtgatatggTCTCACAACAGatctattttaaatttttacatgCCTTTAACTTTCATAAATAACATGATTTAGACACACAACTGTCTGCTACTTTCCATGAATGTACATTTAATTCCGACATTAAATTGATAATAGATTTCACACTTTATTCTTCATTTTTTCCTCTGCTTCACATGGGAAACATTGATCGAGACAACATTCTTTGTTAGAACGAGATTTTGCCGGTTTCCAGGGAGGTGTGGAAATAGCTATTTTATATAACTCCCATACTATGTCTCAccagttttttttatttaaaaaaagtaaatatataGTATAATAAAATGAAATGTTCAATCAATAATTATGGATGACAATTTATCTCGTAGGTTTGAGACCCACGAGGAACACTCGAATCTGAACGGTTTTGGGGACTAATTTTTGGATTCGGGTATTTTTTTGAATCCTCAAAATAACTCGAGGCGGAGATAGTGACGAGTATGGGGCAGGAATAGATTTCAGGGTGGAGATGGGGACAACAAACCCTCTCTTTTCCTTCTCCGTCCCGTTGCGATCTCTATCATTAATAAAGGGAACACGTTAGTATGTGCATTCAGGGGCGGAGCTAGTGTGCTTTTCACGcctttagagtttaaaattctagcccGAGTAGAATCGGATTCTTGGCTCCGCCACTATGTGCATTCCCTCCACATTCCACTTCTAGCCACATgcatgtctatatatatatatatatatatatatatatatatatatatatatatatatataagtgtcactagtacagacgcagggctttgaaattgtcctgagcctgaaatcacaaagaagaccgttagaagggggtaGGGATGGCAATGGGACGGGGCGGGAGCGGGTTTGCCATCCCCATCCTCGTCCCCTAATTATATCCCCGCTCCCATCCCCGCACCCATCTCCGGATCTACCTAATCGGGGAATCTCCGTCCCCGAACCCGTGGGGATAAAATCCATGTCCCCGAACCCGTTTGAAATACCCGAATAtattattgtgtatatatatatatatattactgtatttatatatatatatattactgtatataatttatatatatatatatatatattactgtatttataaatatatataactgtatatgtatatatatatgttatcgGGGCGGGTTTGGGAGGGTTTGGTATGGGGATAGGATTCCCAAACCTGTCCCAATATATTTCggggatttttaaaaattccCGAACCCGAAACCAAACCCATTAACATATCCCCGAAACCGTCCTATTTCGAGTTTTCCCCGCGGAGCCCCGAAACCCTGGGGAAAATTGCCATCCCTAGAATGGGGCCATGAGGGTGTACTAGCGTAGCCTCTTCgatgctcaagtcagtgactaaggatatatggggggagcagctaagggcgatgctgaaaacaatatattgaatgaatgaactgaacactcaaacctgttatttataggagaatacctcgacccttgatgggcctgtcttccatttgggctagggatgggccaggggtagtgggcccatccctggggtatcaccaatctccccctcccgagtcgaactgaattgcaggttcaaagttcgattagttGTGCTGTACTCGGGTTACCGGGTGAAAGttgtgcattttcttccaaCCGTCCGTCAGTTTCAATTTCACTTCTCCCTTACAGAATTTTCTCTTCACTTCATCAGCTCTCTCCCGTCTACATCTTATCTGCATGTTAACCCTAACGCCGCTTCATCATCACCTCACCGTCACTGTCGTGCACACCCTAGCCTCGCTTTCCCCCACGCGCGCGCGCCTGCTCCAAGCCTTGCCTCGCCCAGCCGCAGGCTCGCCTCTTCCGCGCGCTCGCCCATCCGCAGGGTCGCCCCACGCCGAGCGCTTGCCCTCGCCCCTTCCACGCGCTCGCCCCGCCGCAAGCTCGCCCCAGCGTGCACCACGCTCGGCCGACGCACACCACGCCCCGCACGAGTCGCACTGCCGCGCACGCCCAAACGCCCTCACCCTCGCGCCAGCACCGTCGCCAGCCTCGCCAGCAAGCCACACCCTCGCACAATCCCTAGCCTCGCCTCCCCCCGCGTGCGCGCGCCTGCTCCATGCCTTGCCTCGCCCATCCGCAGGCTCGCCCCTTCTGTGCGCTCGCCCATCCGCAGGCTCGCCCCACGCCGAGCGCTCGCCCTCGCCCCTTCTACGCGCTCGCCCAGCCGCATGCTCGCCCCAGCGCGCACCACGCTCGCCCGGCGCACACCACGCCCCGCACTGCCGCGCACGCCCAGACGCGGCGCCAGGTGATACCCCAGGGATGGGCCCACTACccctggcccatccctagcccaaatggaagacaggcccatcGAGGAAGTGCTTAGGCGAGGGCCAGTTTGGACGTTGGGGTGAGCTGTTGGGCGAAGGTGATGGTTTGGGCGAGCGCATGGTGCGATCGTGCAAGTGATTGGGCAGGGCGTTCGGCAGGGTCGAGCGTGCGGCCAGGTGCTGGGCGAGCGTGCAAcagggcgaggggcgagcgtgaGGGCGTCTGGGCGTGCGCGGCAGTGCGTCTCGTGCAGGGCGTGGTGTGCGCCGGGAGAGGGTGGTGCGCGCTTGGGCGAGCTTGCGGCTGGGCGAGCGCGTGGAGGGGGAGAGGGTGAGCGCTCGGCGTGGGGCGAGCCTGCGGATGGGCGAGCGCGCGGAAGGGGCGAGCCTGCGGCTGGGCGAGGCAAGGCTTGGAGCAGGCGCGCGCGCGTGGGGGGAAGCGAGGCTAGGGTGTGCACGACGGTGACGGTGAGGTGATGATGAAGCGGCGTTAGGGTTAACACGCAGATGAGATGTAGACGGGAGAGAGCTGGTGAAGTGAAGAGAAAATTGGAACTGATTAGGGTTTACAGGGACATTGGAACTGATTGACAATTTACTGTGTTAATTTCATTGATATTATCCTTTTGCTAACTGATTATCTGTTATTTAACGCTTTCCTACTgtttaggttttggcatcaccacaaagggggaaattgatagacatgaattaattgtggcgatgaaaataaaaaccagcagaccagcagcactctttaagaaaacagtagacaaaaagaaaatcagaagctactggTCTAGTAAAACAAAAGCAGTAGAAAGGATGGAAAAACAAAATCAGTAGAAGATGTTGCCTAACGtgactactttaaatgttatcgttaaagttaccaagtactagtattaattgcagcattaaatactatacagagtcatttaattcactttaccgagtttagtataaaacaggactgattgttttatagcttttctgcaggaacttttttttttttggataaaactgactctatcagaaatctgaagacatcttctgatcataaacgttgaactcagtcgcttatatatacatggaacaaacccttacagaaagagaactctacgcataatatcttttcaaggatcaacgctatttcactcaacgagacaacctcaaaattccttgataactttgagttcaacacaaagaaaagtagcacacgcttcatagcaaatatatgatcttttgaagatcatcttgtgctactgattcttacactcttcacagtcttttacaacacttatactttatcaggaagagcttgtaatctgaaaagagtcttttcagaaccttttgtatcacgttctttttgagtcgagtaactaagattttcagtaggcaaaggtgtaagtccttctgaagtgggtgtgtacaagagttgtactgtgatatccaaagtcttttagttataccttctggaaacaggagaaggggagacgtagaagatttcatcttcgaactttcataaacaactactgcctactgttattattgtctttcacttacttcatcagattgttttcgcacctataattgtaatctaggtgaaggtatacgcaacaagataaactactatctctaacaggattttagtacctcatcaaaagaaaggaaaaacgagtagagtttattcaccccccctctaaactcaacttcgatcCTCAACATAATCCCTAAAATAATGCCTAGCCATCCATAAactagagtttattcaccccccctttaaactcaacttcgatcctcaacaattggtatcagagcaggttattcttgttcgtgAAAAACTACAACAGATGGCACACTTTAGCAAGATCCCTATGTTCTCtaaggaagattttgatgattggaagattagaatgcaagctcatcttgcagcacaagatgatgacatgtggtatgtcatcacagatggtccattgaaaatattaaagccTAACACAGCTGTTGTTGTTATTGAGGGTGCACcgcagatggttgaaaaatcaagaagtgaatggaccagcgaagataagaagaaggccaaccttgataatgttgcaaagtatatattatataaaactcTCGACAAGAATACCTTTAGCAAGATtaaaatgtgttctactgcaaaagatatttgggaaaagctcatcCAGATATGTGAGGGAAATGAGCAaatgaaagaaaacaaactgtctgtagcaatgcagaagttcgaaaatctaaaaatgaaagctggtgaaactctaaatTCGTTCGATGAAAGATTCAGTAGCATGGTAAATGAGCTAACAGCTCTGGGTAAAGAGCatagcaacagagaaatagctctcaaggtgatgagagcctTACCCAGAGAATGGAATGTAAAAaaatggctatgagagtgtccaaagatctaaacaagttggaactgCACGACTTGTTTGCAGACCTGAAAGCATACGAGTTCGAACTGGAGGTAAGAAGTGGAGAAAAGCCCTCAAGTctacctaccaaggctcttgctgctactgctactgctactacctCTTCTACTGCTGCTACAGCTGTACCTCAAGCATTACCTACTGTGATCATTGACAGTACATTGGAGAAGactgctgaacaaatcagtagtgatgctatgtccttgtttgtaaagaaattctccaggttcatgagaaagaaccaTCGAACTTATCAGGGTCCCAATCGCAACTTCAAGAAAgattcaccatctggtgataCGGGATGCTTTAACTACGGAAAAATAGATCACTTCATTGCTAATTGTCCTAAACCAAAtaaggatgaccagaagagaAAGGATCacaagaggaatgacaaaaAGTCCAGAAGAGATCgaaaagcaatgattgctgaagaaagcaaatccaaatgggcggactccagttctgagtcatctgattcagaaagtcattccagtgatagtgatgcagaagaagttAAATGTCTCATGTCAAACACTgattcaacctcgacatctggagaggtatttgattttgattctaaCGAATTCACACGAACTGATCTGGTTAatgcattacatgacatggtagaagagtattctagactttctcGATCATTCGAAgaagttaagatcgaaaatcagaacttaaaggatcagaacagtaagttaacttgcttgcaagtagacagctgtaatgatttacaagttgagatgagtaaattaaaaacggagaatgaaagagcaaaagcagattaccagaagatgctttctgaaaaccagaagttatcactactggtaaatgcttggaacaagtcttctatttcactggaaaagatgcaagagttacaaaaacaatttggagacaggagtggtctcggattttgtaataatgaaggaACCTCTTAAAcaaatactaagccaaaactggatatgtgcaaagggaagtatattcactttgtgaaatccagtgtggtacagaaaccagaagtacctactgtttcagtagaaaggaatgtaaatcagatgaacagaagaatgcactatggtctgggttatgttaaacctaaagaaaaagttgaccagagttctagaatcatgagtggattcaactcaggaagacaacctcctataaaggttaaaaactaccagtactataattctaaacctgttcagaagagatacaggctggacaacagaaacagaagggaagaacaacatactaGGATTCACAATGTTAAAAACAACAGACCCTTTGTTGCACACACTTCCAtagatacccgaagtacaaaaattgtacaaatgtgggtccccaaatgactgataaggcttggacccaaatagatttgggtaccagatactaaaatttgtgtttgcaggaacagcaGAAGAAAACAGAAATCAGTAACTCTACAtcgtatctggacagtggatgttccagacacatgactggacagaaaaaccTACTCTCCGAGATAATGAGTtgcactggaccaaagataacttttggagacaactcaaaaggtaaaaccgtgggtaaaggtaagattatccatggtaacataaccattaatgaTGTGTTATTAGTTGACAACCTTTGTTACAAtctaattagcattagtcaactatgtgataatggttattctgtagcttttcagaaaCACTCATGTGTAGTTAGAGATTCTGCTGAaactactgtattaactggaaagagagaaggcaacaACTACAGAGTCTCTTGGAACTCAAATCATGTCAACACTCCTACATGCTTAGTTTCCTCGCTTAGTAATAAACACTAGCTATGGCACAAgaaattgaatcatctgaatttcaagtcaatcaatcatctcaaaaagcagaatatagttgatggcctacctgatattaattttgttaaaaatcatgtttgttctgcttGTCAGCTTGGGAAATAGATAAGATCTAGTTTCAAGAACAAAGATAGCAAGTCAACTTCAAGATGTCTGGAATTActgcatatggatctatttggtccaatccctatcatgagcttagggggaatgaaatatactcttgttgttattgatgatttttctagattcacttgggtaatatttctcgcagaaaaagatcaaaccagtagcctcctgatcaagcttcggaaaaggattcaaaatgaaaaatcttcttccatcattaaaatcagaagtgatcggggtactgagttcactaacaaaaatcttgagttatatttggatgaacaggggattcatcatgaatattcagctgccagaacacctcaacaaaacggagtagctgagaggagaaatagaactctaaaagaagcagctagaacaatgctagcagatgcagacatctctcagcgcttctgggctgaAGCAATTAACACTGCTTGTTACACGCAAAACAGAACTATGgtcaacaaaaggcacaatcaaactccgtatgaaatatggaaaggggATAAACCcaacgtatcttattttcatgtgtt encodes:
- the LOC142547145 gene encoding protein trichome birefringence-like, encoding MADIKKYGPINGGNLFSDFKIHFSIFRTKRTFAIAYGFVFVFIAFTIFLAFSPSSNSSSPWFTNIYAVSTRGGGEASSSSPTSFSVFSDESYRSRVSSVFSYFFTNSSSPSQSHNFSRTDSAGSQNSSSLAPRLDKETPLAKNQTRNEVETHKVDDLKSNNATSLSKKPSVGETVQNDATPTKSSEGSSGVKNQTQNYQLSDKNKAVEQNQTRGETSADKVEVLKANQSSAANRTVIQPPNSLKNSTLISGKGTSDKGLIQNLTSSLMKKPNTSANTSNGKQGMYDLINSLMNCDLFDGNWARDDSYPLYKPGSCSLIDEQFNCFLNGRPDNGYHKLKWKPKGCALPRLNGSHMLELLRGKRLVFVGDSLNRNMWESLICILKNSVKDQKKVYEESGRHHFRAEASYAFIFEDYKCRVEFFVSPFLVQEWEVSSKNGTKKETLRLDMIESSADKYKNADVIVFNTGHWWTHEKTSRGKDYYQEGSHIYSDLDVNEAFRKALTTWGRWVDANISPMKSLVFFRGYSASHFSGGQWNSGGQCDHETEPIKNETYLTPYPPKMTVLEKVFKGMKTHVTYMNVTRMTDYRKDGHPSIYRKLHLSEEERRSPLSFQDCSHWCLPGVPDAWNEILYTELLVKLNKFKQQKKQS